The Paenibacillus sp. RUD330 genome has a segment encoding these proteins:
- a CDS encoding sulfonate ABC transporter substrate-binding protein produces MKPTAGIRGAGMRAGIGWKRAGGMIGLSAMLLLAAACGNGDGETSQAGGGSGFGQGAKEKIIHIGYQKYGTANILKGRGSLEGELETIGYKVEWTQFPGGPQLLEAMNVGSIDFGHTGEAPPIFAQAAGTPLVYLAHSPASPKSESILVPEHSANKTVADLKGKKVALNKGSNVHYLLVKALEEAGVDYKDITAVFLPPADARAAFESGSVDAWVIWEPFFSAAQLATKARVLTTGEGLVQNHEFMLASRSFEQNNKEAVRIVLDQLKEADKWAEANQSEVARLLSPELGIDIPSLEQAISHRSFGIEDMDEDTYAEQQRIADAFLKLKLIPEAVKVKDAAPGQ; encoded by the coding sequence GTGAAGCCAACTGCGGGCATTCGGGGAGCGGGCATGCGTGCTGGAATCGGATGGAAAAGGGCGGGAGGGATGATCGGCTTGTCCGCCATGCTTCTGCTGGCCGCGGCATGCGGCAACGGCGATGGAGAGACATCCCAGGCTGGGGGCGGATCGGGCTTCGGCCAAGGCGCGAAGGAAAAAATCATTCATATCGGCTATCAGAAGTACGGCACCGCCAATATCCTCAAGGGCAGAGGAAGCCTGGAGGGCGAGCTGGAGACGATCGGCTACAAGGTGGAATGGACGCAGTTCCCCGGCGGTCCCCAGCTGCTGGAGGCGATGAACGTCGGCAGCATCGACTTCGGCCATACCGGAGAGGCGCCTCCGATATTCGCCCAGGCGGCCGGAACGCCGCTCGTTTACTTGGCCCATTCGCCGGCGAGTCCGAAGTCGGAGAGCATCCTGGTGCCGGAGCATTCCGCGAACAAGACGGTCGCCGATCTCAAAGGGAAGAAGGTCGCCTTGAACAAAGGATCCAACGTGCATTACCTGCTCGTCAAGGCGCTGGAGGAGGCGGGCGTGGACTATAAGGACATCACGGCCGTCTTCCTGCCTCCGGCCGATGCCAGAGCCGCCTTCGAGAGCGGCAGCGTCGACGCCTGGGTCATCTGGGAGCCGTTCTTTTCGGCGGCCCAGCTGGCGACCAAGGCCCGAGTGCTGACGACGGGAGAGGGTCTGGTGCAGAACCATGAATTCATGCTGGCTTCAAGAAGCTTCGAGCAGAACAACAAGGAGGCTGTCCGTATCGTCCTGGATCAGCTCAAGGAAGCGGACAAGTGGGCGGAAGCCAACCAAAGCGAGGTTGCGAGGCTGCTCTCGCCGGAGCTCGGCATCGACATTCCGTCGCTGGAGCAGGCGATCTCGCATCGCTCCTTCGGCATCGAGGACATGGACGAGGACACCTACGCCGAGCAGCAGCGAATCGCGGACGCCTTCCTGAAGCTGAAGCTGATTCCCGAAGCGGTCAAGGTCAAGGACGCGGCGCCCGGACAATGA
- the ssuD gene encoding FMNH2-dependent alkanesulfonate monooxygenase — protein sequence MQMFWFIPLHGDGRYLGTSDGARAVDYDYMKQIAGAADRLGYNGVLLPTGRSCEDAWVAASSLIPATNRLKYLVAIRPGMMAPATAARMASTFDRLSGGRLLVNIVTGGDPEELAGDGLFLNHKERYELTDEFLHLWRKYASGEKVSHKGKYLRAEGGQLLYPPLQSPYPPLYFGGSSEEAKEIAAEHVDVYLTWGEPPADVAAKLGEVREQAAAKGRKVKFGIRLHVIVRETNEQAWQAAEELIRHVDDHTIAEAQKVFARYDSVGQQRMAKLHNGQRDSLEISPNLWAGVGLVRGGAGTALVGDAATVAERIREYEALGIETFILSGYPHLEEAYRTAELLFPLLPVEPQAEPLKAALKASGEIVANDLLPDAVAAKS from the coding sequence ATGCAAATGTTCTGGTTCATACCGCTCCACGGCGACGGCCGATATCTCGGCACGAGCGACGGCGCCCGCGCCGTCGACTACGATTATATGAAGCAGATCGCCGGTGCAGCCGACCGTCTGGGCTACAACGGCGTGCTGCTCCCGACCGGACGCTCCTGCGAGGATGCATGGGTAGCGGCCTCGTCGCTGATCCCGGCCACGAACCGGCTCAAATATCTCGTAGCCATCCGTCCCGGCATGATGGCGCCGGCTACGGCTGCCCGCATGGCATCGACGTTCGACCGCCTCTCCGGCGGCAGGCTGCTGGTCAACATCGTCACCGGCGGCGATCCGGAGGAGCTCGCGGGCGACGGCCTGTTCCTGAACCATAAGGAACGTTACGAGCTGACGGACGAATTCCTGCATCTATGGCGGAAGTACGCCTCCGGCGAGAAGGTGAGCCATAAGGGCAAATACCTTCGCGCCGAGGGCGGACAGCTGCTCTATCCGCCGCTGCAGTCTCCTTATCCGCCTCTCTACTTCGGAGGCTCCTCGGAGGAAGCCAAGGAAATCGCCGCCGAGCATGTGGATGTGTATCTGACCTGGGGCGAGCCGCCGGCCGACGTCGCGGCCAAGCTCGGCGAGGTGAGGGAGCAGGCCGCGGCCAAGGGGCGCAAGGTCAAGTTCGGCATCCGGCTGCATGTCATCGTCCGCGAGACGAACGAGCAGGCGTGGCAGGCGGCCGAGGAGCTGATCCGCCATGTCGACGACCATACGATCGCCGAGGCGCAGAAGGTGTTCGCCCGCTACGATTCCGTCGGCCAGCAGCGGATGGCGAAGCTGCACAACGGCCAGCGGGACTCTCTGGAAATATCGCCCAATCTGTGGGCGGGCGTCGGCCTCGTCCGAGGGGGCGCCGGCACGGCTCTCGTAGGAGACGCGGCCACAGTGGCAGAGCGCATCCGCGAGTATGAGGCGCTGGGCATCGAGACATTCATCCTGTCTGGTTATCCGCATCTGGAAGAGGCGTACCGGACGGCCGAGCTGCTGTTCCCGCTGCTGCCGGTCGAGCCGCAGGCTGAGCCGCTCAAGGCCGCGCTCAAGGCTTCAGGGGAAATCGTCGCCAACGATCTGCTGCCGGATGCCGTGGCAGCCAAATCCTGA
- the ssuC gene encoding aliphatic sulfonate ABC transporter permease SsuC, with amino-acid sequence MPWQPNPEESGGIPIDKRGKWTESRLTPWLVPVLVLVLWQLLGQYGAISSRTLPTPVRVAEAGIDLAYSGELFQYIWSSSQRALIGFLIGGGVGFGLGLLSGLSRSAFRLLDSSVQMVRNVPHLALIPLVILWFGIGETAKIFLVALGVFFPIYLNTLHGIRSIDSGLLEMARVYKLRGFALYREVILPGAMSSVLVGVRYALGLMWLTLIVSETISANSGIGYMAMNAREFMRLDIVVLAILLYAFLGKLSDTAARLLERRLLAWNPNYTTPESGEGRA; translated from the coding sequence ATGCCGTGGCAGCCAAATCCTGAGGAAAGCGGGGGGATTCCCATCGACAAGAGAGGCAAATGGACGGAAAGCCGTCTGACACCGTGGCTTGTGCCGGTACTCGTTCTGGTCCTTTGGCAGCTGCTGGGCCAGTACGGCGCGATCTCGTCGCGCACGCTTCCGACTCCGGTCCGGGTGGCGGAGGCGGGCATCGACTTGGCTTATTCCGGCGAGCTGTTCCAATACATCTGGAGCAGCTCGCAGCGGGCGCTGATCGGATTTCTGATCGGAGGCGGCGTCGGCTTCGGGCTCGGGCTGCTGAGCGGCCTGTCGCGGAGCGCGTTCCGGCTGCTCGACAGCTCGGTGCAGATGGTCCGCAACGTACCGCATCTCGCTCTGATTCCGCTCGTCATCCTGTGGTTCGGAATCGGGGAGACGGCCAAAATCTTTCTCGTTGCGCTCGGCGTTTTTTTCCCTATCTATCTGAACACTCTCCACGGCATCCGCTCCATCGATTCCGGACTGCTGGAGATGGCGCGCGTGTACAAGCTGAGGGGGTTCGCCCTCTATCGCGAGGTCATCCTGCCCGGCGCCATGTCCTCGGTTCTCGTCGGCGTGCGTTATGCGCTCGGCCTCATGTGGCTGACGCTGATCGTATCGGAGACGATCTCCGCCAACAGCGGCATCGGATATATGGCGATGAACGCAAGGGAATTCATGAGGCTGGATATTGTCGTGCTGGCGATCCTCCTGTATGCCTTCCTGGGCAAGCTGTCGGATACGGCGGCCAGGCTGCTGGAGCGCAGGCTGCTCGCTTGGAATCCGAATTATACGACGCCGGAATCCGGGGAGGGGAGAGCATGA
- a CDS encoding ATP-binding cassette domain-containing protein, with amino-acid sequence MSVRIGERKQAGRPEVREGKAGQTDRYEAGAEEEKPDSSHEKAGPEEDLRLDSRGKRLVVSEASKKFGGKEVLKGIDLDIPAGQFLAVVGRSGCGKSTLLRLIAGLDDPSAGSLSLDGIEIAGIGESTRMLFQDARLLPWKRAADNVRIGIRRGSRQEAVEALALVGLRDRADEWPRVLSGGQRQRVALARALAGQPGLLLLDEPLGALDALTRIEMQRLIERLWEEQGFTAVLVTHDVSEAVALADRVILVEDGRIAIDVEIRLARPRERDSAFAHYEKLILDRIMGGEESSGRLRATAYSI; translated from the coding sequence ATGAGCGTGCGCATAGGGGAACGGAAGCAGGCGGGCAGGCCGGAGGTCCGGGAAGGGAAGGCCGGGCAAACGGACCGGTACGAGGCTGGAGCGGAGGAAGAGAAGCCGGATTCAAGTCACGAGAAGGCCGGACCGGAAGAGGACTTGCGGCTGGATTCCCGGGGCAAGCGGCTTGTCGTCTCGGAAGCCTCGAAGAAATTCGGGGGCAAGGAAGTGCTGAAGGGAATCGATCTCGATATTCCCGCCGGACAGTTTCTCGCCGTCGTCGGCCGGAGCGGCTGCGGCAAGAGCACGCTGCTGCGGCTGATCGCGGGCCTTGACGATCCGTCGGCCGGCAGTCTGTCGCTGGACGGCATTGAAATCGCAGGCATCGGCGAGTCCACTCGCATGCTGTTCCAGGACGCGCGCCTGCTGCCGTGGAAGCGGGCGGCCGACAATGTCCGCATCGGCATTCGGCGCGGCAGCCGCCAGGAGGCGGTGGAGGCGCTCGCCTTGGTCGGACTGCGCGACCGCGCCGACGAATGGCCGCGCGTGCTTTCCGGCGGCCAGCGTCAGCGTGTCGCTCTGGCGCGCGCGCTTGCGGGGCAGCCGGGATTGCTGCTGCTCGACGAGCCGCTCGGCGCGCTCGATGCGCTCACGCGAATCGAGATGCAGCGTCTCATCGAGAGGCTGTGGGAGGAGCAGGGCTTCACCGCCGTGCTCGTCACGCATGACGTGAGCGAGGCCGTCGCGCTTGCCGACCGGGTCATTCTCGTTGAGGACGGCCGGATCGCCATCGACGTCGAGATCCGCCTCGCCAGGCCCAGGGAGCGCGACAGCGCCTTCGCGCATTACGAGAAGCTGATTCTGGACCGCATCATGGGCGGGGAGGAAAGCTCCGGGCGGCTGCGGGCGACGGCATATTCAATCTAA
- a CDS encoding SulP family inorganic anion transporter has product MASLSSPKHSLPFFVQALPPHRRGQKSLQFDRNFPYNAYGRNASEPGFSETGKSPKSSCRRSGKELKAASWKNEWFTDPKSNLLSGITVALALIPEAIAFSIIAGVHPMVGLYTSFIIAVVISFFGGRPAMISAATGAMALLMVNLVRDHGLEYLFAATVLCGIIQTAIGYMRLGHLIRFVPHPVMNGFVNALAILIFTAQLVHFRGQGWLMYALLALTLAIIYGLPRLTKAFPSALAAIIVVSAVTMGFKLDVLTVGDIGSITSALPSFHLPNFVPNVDNLMIILPYSVSLALVGLLESLLTSNIVDEMTDTTSSKNREVKGQGIANIVAGFFGGMAGCAMIGQSVINVKSGGRTRLSTFTAGIFLLVLIMALSRVVMEIPMAALVGVMFMVSFGTFNWRSLTELKRIPIGDSIVMVVTVIIVVMTHNLSYGVMAGVVISALIFARRISAMKVEGRMEGGRKRYSVEGQLFFATTTAFGQQFDHADDPDEVVIDFGQSHVWDHSAVNAIAKLADKYAAAGKRVVLEGLNEQSRTLVDRIGLGSGAH; this is encoded by the coding sequence ATGGCCTCCCTTTCTTCTCCGAAGCATAGCCTTCCTTTCTTTGTCCAAGCCCTTCCTCCCCATAGACGAGGCCAAAAAAGCCTTCAATTCGATCGGAATTTTCCGTATAATGCTTACGGACGAAACGCATCGGAACCCGGCTTTTCTGAGACTGGAAAGTCGCCAAAATCATCCTGCAGGAGGTCTGGGAAAGAATTGAAAGCAGCAAGCTGGAAAAACGAATGGTTCACGGATCCCAAATCGAATCTGCTGTCGGGCATCACCGTCGCGCTGGCGCTGATTCCGGAGGCGATCGCCTTCTCGATCATTGCCGGCGTGCATCCGATGGTCGGATTGTACACCTCCTTCATCATCGCCGTCGTCATCTCCTTCTTCGGCGGGAGACCCGCGATGATCTCGGCCGCGACCGGCGCGATGGCGCTGCTCATGGTCAACCTGGTCCGCGACCATGGACTGGAGTATCTGTTCGCGGCCACCGTCCTCTGCGGCATCATCCAGACGGCGATCGGCTATATGCGGCTGGGCCATTTGATCCGCTTCGTGCCGCACCCGGTCATGAACGGCTTCGTCAACGCGCTCGCGATTCTGATCTTCACCGCGCAGCTTGTCCACTTCCGGGGGCAGGGCTGGCTCATGTACGCGCTGCTCGCCCTGACGCTCGCCATCATTTACGGCCTGCCGCGTCTGACCAAGGCGTTCCCGTCCGCGCTCGCGGCGATCATCGTCGTCTCGGCGGTCACGATGGGCTTCAAACTGGACGTCCTCACCGTCGGCGACATCGGCAGCATCACGAGCGCGCTGCCGAGCTTCCATCTGCCGAACTTCGTGCCGAATGTGGACAATCTGATGATTATCCTGCCCTATTCGGTCTCGCTCGCTCTGGTCGGCTTGCTGGAGTCGCTCCTGACTTCGAATATCGTCGACGAGATGACCGACACGACAAGCAGCAAGAACCGTGAGGTCAAGGGCCAGGGCATCGCCAATATCGTGGCCGGCTTCTTCGGAGGCATGGCGGGCTGCGCGATGATCGGCCAATCGGTCATCAACGTCAAATCAGGCGGACGGACCCGCCTGTCCACGTTTACGGCGGGCATCTTCCTGCTCGTCCTGATCATGGCTCTAAGCCGTGTCGTCATGGAAATCCCGATGGCCGCGCTTGTCGGCGTCATGTTCATGGTGTCCTTCGGAACGTTCAACTGGCGTTCCCTGACGGAGCTGAAGCGGATTCCGATCGGCGACAGCATCGTCATGGTCGTGACGGTCATCATCGTCGTGATGACGCATAACCTGTCCTACGGAGTCATGGCCGGCGTCGTCATCAGCGCCTTGATTTTCGCCCGCCGCATCTCCGCGATGAAGGTGGAAGGAAGGATGGAAGGCGGCCGCAAGCGCTATTCCGTCGAGGGCCAGCTGTTCTTCGCCACGACGACGGCTTTCGGACAGCAGTTCGATCATGCCGATGATCCGGATGAGGTCGTGATCGACTTCGGGCAGTCCCATGTATGGGATCATTCCGCCGTCAACGCCATTGCCAAGCTCGCGGACAAGTACGCCGCCGCCGGCAAGCGCGTCGTGCTTGAAGGCCTCAACGAGCAGAGCCGCACCCTCGTCGACCGCATCGGTCTGGGCAGCGGAGCCCACTGA
- a CDS encoding copper amine oxidase N-terminal domain-containing protein translates to MKIKKLVAPVLSLTLLIPTGIAAAAPANSMQPSVSTPAADLRAGLDQLLSEHFALAVVAMTKAYEGSKDAAAAYKALDQNALDMGPAIEGLYGKAGADEFLRIFRAHNKATDDYAKAYKMNNVDAEKAAKANVQAFVDEFSAFLATATAGNLPKDAAAKAIRLHEDQVQMVFDEYVAGDYKDAYSKYREGYKTMFVISKALSTAITKQMPEKFNNTTPDTKAADLRSSLNALVSEHVALSVLQMQKQLDGSKDSDALISTEAMNTADWKAAIGSLYGTAGADGFEKLWVTNHINAQSDYVNAVKMNDANAKAAVKSRIESFTKDFGAFLGTATNGNLPAAAATEALMKHEGQIQAAFDQYAAGNYDGAYATDREGFKFVFGVGQALGNAIVTQSPEKFMETPVVTPAPTPTPAPAPEMTTVWMKLNSMMLKVNGSTTQMDTTPVMWNGMTYIPLRFLSEGIGATVSYDKATKGIWVMAGSDKLGFWAGKDIFSMNGVNKKVSSKVVIDKNGRTLVPLRFIAETLNWNVMFNSKDGSITLTSNM, encoded by the coding sequence ATGAAAATCAAAAAACTGGTCGCCCCCGTACTCAGCCTGACCCTTCTTATCCCAACCGGAATAGCCGCAGCAGCCCCGGCCAACTCGATGCAGCCTTCGGTCAGCACGCCGGCAGCCGATCTTCGCGCCGGACTGGACCAGCTGCTCTCCGAACACTTCGCACTTGCGGTCGTCGCCATGACGAAAGCTTATGAAGGTTCGAAGGATGCTGCGGCCGCCTACAAAGCGCTGGACCAGAACGCTCTCGACATGGGGCCGGCAATCGAAGGCCTCTACGGCAAAGCCGGCGCGGATGAGTTCCTGCGCATCTTCCGCGCTCACAACAAAGCTACGGATGATTACGCCAAAGCCTATAAAATGAACAACGTGGACGCCGAGAAGGCCGCTAAAGCGAATGTTCAAGCCTTCGTAGATGAGTTCTCCGCCTTCCTGGCGACGGCGACTGCCGGCAACCTTCCCAAAGATGCAGCTGCCAAGGCCATCCGCCTTCATGAAGATCAAGTGCAAATGGTGTTCGACGAGTATGTAGCCGGAGATTACAAGGATGCCTACAGCAAATACCGTGAAGGCTACAAGACGATGTTCGTCATCAGCAAGGCGCTTTCCACGGCGATTACGAAACAAATGCCGGAAAAGTTCAATAACACGACCCCGGATACGAAAGCCGCGGATCTGCGCTCCAGCCTGAACGCGCTCGTATCGGAGCACGTAGCCCTGTCGGTTCTGCAAATGCAGAAGCAGCTGGACGGCTCCAAGGATTCCGATGCGCTGATCAGTACGGAAGCGATGAATACGGCCGACTGGAAAGCGGCGATCGGTTCCCTCTATGGCACAGCCGGCGCTGACGGCTTCGAGAAGCTGTGGGTGACGAATCACATCAATGCTCAGAGCGACTATGTAAATGCCGTCAAGATGAACGACGCCAATGCAAAAGCCGCGGTCAAGTCCCGCATCGAAAGCTTCACAAAAGACTTCGGCGCCTTCCTCGGCACGGCTACGAACGGCAACCTGCCTGCAGCTGCCGCTACGGAAGCTCTGATGAAGCACGAAGGCCAGATCCAGGCCGCCTTCGACCAATATGCTGCCGGCAACTATGACGGTGCTTACGCCACAGACCGTGAAGGCTTTAAATTCGTCTTCGGCGTCGGCCAGGCGCTGGGCAATGCGATCGTGACGCAATCGCCGGAAAAATTCATGGAGACTCCGGTCGTTACGCCGGCTCCGACGCCAACTCCGGCTCCAGCTCCTGAGATGACGACGGTTTGGATGAAGCTGAACAGCATGATGCTGAAGGTGAACGGCTCGACGACTCAAATGGACACGACACCGGTGATGTGGAACGGCATGACGTATATCCCGCTGCGCTTCCTGAGCGAAGGCATCGGCGCGACGGTGAGCTACGACAAAGCGACCAAAGGCATCTGGGTCATGGCTGGCTCCGACAAGCTCGGCTTCTGGGCCGGCAAGGACATCTTCTCCATGAACGGCGTGAATAAAAAAGTCTCTTCCAAGGTCGTCATCGACAAAAACGGCCGCACGCTCGTTCCGCTTCGTTTCATCGCTGAAACGCTGAACTGGAACGTCATGTTCAACAGCAAAGACGGTTCCATCACGCTTACTTCCAACATGTAA
- the pdaA gene encoding delta-lactam-biosynthetic de-N-acetylase, which yields MKARIKAAGAAGCMLAMLVLSAQAAGAAAPEQLSSGNAAVTEPNQEAAAGWSKPYHFGFKKSKNGQLPSIAEEGFMPMLEKHKAIFLGNTAEKELYLTFDNGYEKDKLTAQILDVLKEKKVPAIFFITGHYVKTEPDLVKRMASEGHLIGNHSWSHPDMSTLHPDAVKRELADVKKAVADLTGFREMNYLRPPRGIFSDRMLEASKEEGYTNVFWSVAYKDWDTSAQKGAEYAYSNVMGQLHPGAVLLLHAVSRDNAQALGRMIDSARSQGYTFKSLDQLTQRTYR from the coding sequence ATGAAAGCCCGAATCAAAGCGGCGGGAGCGGCCGGCTGCATGCTGGCGATGCTTGTTCTTTCCGCTCAGGCAGCGGGAGCCGCTGCCCCTGAGCAGCTGTCCAGTGGGAATGCCGCCGTCACGGAGCCCAATCAGGAAGCGGCGGCAGGATGGAGCAAGCCCTACCATTTCGGCTTCAAAAAAAGCAAAAACGGGCAGCTGCCCTCGATAGCCGAGGAGGGCTTCATGCCGATGCTGGAGAAGCATAAGGCGATTTTTCTCGGCAATACGGCCGAGAAGGAGCTGTATCTGACCTTCGACAACGGGTACGAGAAGGACAAGCTTACGGCGCAGATCCTGGACGTATTGAAGGAGAAGAAGGTTCCGGCCATCTTTTTCATCACGGGCCATTATGTCAAGACGGAGCCTGATCTCGTCAAGAGGATGGCATCCGAGGGCCATCTGATCGGCAACCATTCCTGGAGCCATCCCGATATGAGCACGCTGCATCCCGATGCGGTCAAGCGGGAGCTGGCCGATGTGAAAAAAGCGGTAGCCGACCTGACAGGCTTCCGGGAAATGAACTATCTCCGTCCTCCGAGAGGCATCTTCAGCGACCGCATGCTGGAGGCGAGCAAGGAGGAAGGCTACACCAATGTGTTCTGGTCGGTCGCCTACAAGGATTGGGATACCTCCGCGCAAAAAGGGGCGGAATATGCCTACAGCAACGTAATGGGCCAGCTTCATCCCGGTGCCGTCCTGCTGCTTCACGCGGTATCCAGGGACAATGCTCAAGCTCTCGGACGCATGATCGATTCGGCGCGAAGCCAAGGCTATACGTTCAAAAGCCTGGATCAGCTCACGCAGCGGACTTATCGCTGA
- a CDS encoding SRPBCC domain-containing protein: MTDHNLQPGRPLPDIRQTRIINAPIALVWEKTATSEGIASWFMPNTFTPEQGAEFVLHAGPFGDSKCKVTELSPPRRLSFAWGEQWSITFELRELEPDVTEFTLIHSGWLEEGRTEFGQPHSQVRGNMNGGWEKIVQKLAGLFAS, from the coding sequence ATGACCGACCACAACCTGCAGCCGGGCCGACCGCTGCCCGATATCCGCCAAACCCGGATCATCAACGCCCCCATCGCTCTCGTATGGGAGAAGACCGCTACTTCCGAGGGTATCGCCTCCTGGTTCATGCCCAATACGTTCACGCCGGAGCAAGGAGCGGAGTTCGTCTTGCATGCGGGTCCCTTCGGAGACTCCAAGTGCAAGGTGACCGAGCTGTCGCCTCCTCGCCGGTTGAGCTTCGCCTGGGGGGAGCAATGGTCCATCACATTCGAGCTGCGCGAGCTGGAGCCGGATGTGACGGAATTCACCTTGATCCACTCCGGCTGGCTGGAGGAAGGAAGGACGGAATTCGGACAGCCTCACAGCCAGGTGCGGGGCAACATGAACGGCGGCTGGGAGAAAATCGTTCAGAAGCTCGCCGGCTTGTTCGCTTCCTGA
- a CDS encoding metalloregulator ArsR/SmtB family transcription factor: MEAKEQRHDVFQAVADPTRRELLRLLRSGEELPLKGITPHFSMTRAAVSKHLHILSDAGLLHERRVGRETRYRMNPDPLLELRRWLAFFERYWDNKLGMLKMIAETEHGAAVGKPDRPAAPVGPGSADRTGQGMD; this comes from the coding sequence ATGGAGGCGAAGGAACAGCGGCATGACGTGTTTCAGGCGGTAGCGGATCCGACTCGCCGGGAGCTGCTGCGGCTGCTTCGCTCCGGTGAAGAGCTCCCGCTTAAAGGCATCACTCCTCATTTTTCCATGACAAGGGCTGCCGTATCCAAGCATCTGCATATTTTATCCGATGCGGGGCTTCTCCATGAACGGCGTGTCGGACGGGAGACCCGGTACCGGATGAATCCCGATCCCTTGCTGGAGCTTCGGCGCTGGCTCGCCTTCTTCGAGCGCTACTGGGACAACAAGCTGGGCATGCTGAAGATGATCGCGGAGACGGAGCATGGAGCAGCCGTCGGGAAGCCGGATCGGCCGGCCGCGCCGGTGGGGCCGGGATCAGCCGACCGCACAGGACAGGGAATGGATTAG
- a CDS encoding DsbA family oxidoreductase, with amino-acid sequence MKVEIWSDYACPFCYIGKKRFELALQSFPHRDKVEVVYRSFELDPNAKHVPGTSIHELLSRKYGFPLEQAKASNANVGSQAAELGLTFDFDAMKTGNTFDAHRLMHWASEQGKGNALSEGLFRAYFEQGRLLEDRRTLAELAAEAGLDAAEAAEVLASGRYEAETRRDEQEGSELGIQGVPFYVLDRKYGVSGAQPPSVFLQALEQAWSERAAAADSVPAGASAGEDCADGACAVPAATSGGDACDDGSCAVPDPSGK; translated from the coding sequence ATGAAGGTAGAGATTTGGTCCGACTATGCATGTCCGTTTTGTTATATCGGCAAGAAGAGGTTTGAGCTGGCGCTGCAATCGTTCCCGCATCGGGACAAGGTCGAGGTCGTGTACCGCAGCTTCGAGCTGGACCCGAATGCCAAGCACGTGCCCGGCACCAGCATCCATGAGCTGCTGTCGCGCAAATACGGATTCCCATTGGAACAGGCCAAGGCCAGCAATGCGAATGTCGGCAGCCAGGCCGCCGAGCTCGGCTTGACCTTCGATTTTGACGCGATGAAAACGGGAAATACATTCGATGCCCACCGTCTGATGCACTGGGCGTCGGAGCAGGGCAAGGGCAACGCCCTTTCCGAAGGGCTGTTCCGAGCCTACTTCGAACAGGGACGGCTTCTCGAAGACCGCCGGACGCTGGCGGAGCTTGCGGCTGAAGCGGGGCTGGATGCGGCGGAAGCAGCAGAGGTTCTCGCTTCGGGAAGATATGAGGCGGAGACGAGGAGAGACGAGCAGGAAGGGTCCGAGCTGGGCATCCAGGGAGTTCCCTTCTACGTCTTGGATCGCAAATACGGCGTGTCCGGCGCCCAGCCTCCATCCGTATTCCTCCAGGCGCTGGAGCAGGCTTGGTCGGAGCGCGCCGCCGCCGCGGATTCCGTTCCAGCCGGAGCTTCCGCAGGCGAGGATTGCGCGGATGGAGCCTGCGCCGTTCCTGCCGCAACGAGCGGTGGGGACGCCTGCGACGACGGGAGCTGCGCTGTCCCGGATCCAAGCGGCAAATAA
- a CDS encoding ZIP family metal transporter has protein sequence MNPILLGSLATAMCTAVGALPALFISSMTHRGKDVLLAFTAGIMVSASTYGLIPSALKLSNLGVLTIGILLGTFVLMLLELLIPHTDTVHGKLPQPLQPQSGGWFGLDRNSTLFLTAMALHNLPEGLSVGVSYSSGEIQLGPIVAVSIGLQNIPEGFLTALFLITQGTKRGYAVLMAIGTGLLEFTAALLGGSFAAAIEPIVPYGLAFAAGAMLFVVYKELIPESHGDGNARTATLSFIAGLLTMISLTHALG, from the coding sequence ATGAATCCGATTCTGCTGGGGTCGCTGGCCACGGCCATGTGCACCGCTGTCGGCGCGCTGCCCGCCCTCTTCATCAGCTCCATGACACATCGGGGAAAAGACGTGCTGCTCGCCTTCACGGCCGGCATCATGGTATCCGCGTCGACCTATGGCCTCATTCCAAGCGCTCTCAAGCTGTCCAATCTAGGCGTGCTGACAATCGGCATCCTGCTCGGCACATTCGTCCTCATGCTGCTGGAGCTGCTCATTCCGCATACCGACACCGTCCACGGCAAGCTTCCGCAGCCTCTGCAACCGCAGAGCGGCGGCTGGTTCGGACTGGACCGGAATTCGACGCTCTTCCTCACTGCCATGGCGCTGCACAACCTGCCGGAGGGTTTATCGGTCGGTGTCAGCTACAGCAGCGGCGAAATCCAGCTGGGACCGATTGTAGCTGTCAGCATCGGCTTGCAGAATATTCCGGAAGGCTTCCTGACGGCACTGTTCCTGATCACTCAAGGTACAAAACGCGGTTACGCCGTCCTCATGGCCATCGGAACCGGGCTTCTGGAGTTCACCGCGGCTCTCCTTGGAGGCAGCTTTGCCGCAGCCATCGAACCGATCGTGCCTTACGGCCTCGCTTTTGCGGCCGGAGCCATGCTGTTCGTCGTGTACAAGGAGCTTATTCCGGAGAGCCACGGGGATGGAAATGCACGGACCGCGACACTCTCGTTCATCGCCGGGCTTTTGACGATGATATCGTTGACCCACGCGCTTGGATAG